The Pseudomonadota bacterium genome includes the window GTCGGGATGGGACGTGCCGGAGATGAGCTTGATGTCGTTTGCCATGGTCCCCCGCGCCTGATGGCCGAGGGTTTAAGCCAGCGCCGAGCACGAGGCCAGAGGAAAACGTCGGACACGCTCAGGATTAGACGGCTGAAGGCCGTGCCACTGGCAGAGCGGCGGGCGTGACCAGGATCAGATCACTCGCCGGGCGTCAGATCGATGATCGCCGGTTCCGTGTTCTCGTTCATCGGGATGCTGATGGGATCAGGACCCATCGCGCCAAAGTCGATACGCCCCAGGTCAACAGCGTGGACGGCGCGGTCGAACTGGGTGTGGTAGTAATAGACCATGTTCGTCATGTCGGCGGCCGTCGTCCATTGCGTCGCGCTATAGAGCAGGTCGCCAGCCTCGACATCGTTGTCCGCGCCTTCGGCGGCGCCCAGCGGAATGTTGAAGTTATCGAGTATCCGGAAGGCTTCGCGCACGGTGTCGTAGCCGCCTTGCGTCACGCGCGCGGACTGCGAAAACGCGACGGCGCGCACGAACCGCGACGGCGGCGTGAAGTCGCCGGGCAGACCGATCATGCCGCTGCCGGCGCCAAGCGGACTGAAGGTCAAGCCGCCGACTTCGCGTGACGGCACCGAGATGGCCGAGAGGTTGAGGTAGTTGTTGAGGTTGGTGATATGCCAATCGTAGGTCGGCGAGTTGGTGATGACGCCTAGCGGCGCCTCGAAGATCGTCACCTCACCGTCGATGTATTCGACGACGATGCGTCCGCCGTGCCGGTCGGCGACCAGCATATGCAGGGGAAACGGAAAGCCGAGCTTGGGATCGTCAATGGCGACAACGCGAATGTCGTCGAGGCCCGCCCGTACCTCCTCGACCGTCTCGAACATGGAGAGCACGTAGCCCGCCAGGTGGATGCCGGCGATCGATTGATCGGCCAGCGCGGGATCGTAGGTCTGGTACTCCGTGAACCCCGGCAGATAGAAGAGACCCGCCGACAGTCCGGCTTCGTTGAGGCCGTCGCCCGGCGTCGGGTGGCCGAGCATGCTGGTGCCGACGACGCCGAACCGTCCGGTCCAGGTGGCGCCGGGCGCGCCGTCCGGCATGTCGCCGGCGTGATAGACATAGCCGCGCGGTACGATGTCGAGCGTCGGCTGCAAATCGAACGGGCCCCATTCGACAGTCCTGGCCCTGACCGTGGTACCGTCCGAGCCCACCAGCATGATGCCGGTGCAAGCGAGCGCGATTGACGACGAGGCAAGCAAGGCGATCGCGCCAACAAGCGCGCGCTTGGTAAAGGTGGTGATGTTCATGGCCAATCTCCCCAAACCCCTGTTGCGCCGTGATTCTAGCCGGCGTCTGGCAATAGCATAACGCAAGAACGCGTACGTACCGCGACAGTCCCTCGCCTTTCCGCGTCCCGGCCGCGTGCAGCGGCAAGCTGGGATGTGATCGTGATCGCCGGACTAACCCTTCGCGTAGCCCAGCGGTTTGAGCGCCTCGGTGATCTCGCCCAGGATCGCGGGGTCGTCGATCGTCGGCGGCACGGGGACGTCCTCGCCGTCGGCGATCTGGCGCATGGTCTTGCGCAGGATCTTGCCCGAGCGGGTCTTGGGCAGGCGCTCAACAACGGTGGCGGACTTGAAGCTGGCAACCGGACCGATGTCGTCGCGCACCATCTGGATGACTTCCTTGACGATCTCCGCATCCGGCCGGTTGACGCCTGCCTTCAAGACCATGAAGCCGACGGGTACGTGGCCCTTCAGCTTGTCGGCGACGCCGACCACGGCGCATTCGGCGACGTCCTGGTGTTTGGCCAACACCTCCTCCATACCGCCTGTCGAGAGGCGGTGACCGGCGACGTTAATCAGATCGTCGGTGCGGCTCATAATGTAGACGTAGCCGTCCTCGTCGATCATGCCGGCGTCGCCGGTTTTGTAGTAGCCGGGGAAGTCGGCCATATAGGCGTCGATCAGACCCTGGTCGTTGTTCCACAGCGTCGGCAGGCCCGATGGCGGCAGCGGCAGCTTGACGCAGATGGCGCCGATCTCGCCGGTCGGGGCCTTGTGGCCGCCGTCATCCAGGATGTCGATCGCGTAGCCCGGCACCGGTTTCGTCGGTGAGCCGTACTTGACCGGGAAGCGGCCAAGACCCAAGCAGTTGGCCGCCATCGCCCAGCCGGTCTCGGTCTGCCACCAGTGATCGATCACCGGACGGTCCAGGATGCGTTCGGCCCACTGGATGGTGTCGGGGTCCGCGCGTTCACCGGCCAGGAACAAGGTGACGAACTTCGAGAGGTCGTACTGGCCGACCAGCTTGCCGTCGGGATCGTCGCGCTTGATGGCGCGGAACGCGGTCGGCGCCGTAAAGAGCGCCTTGACGCCGTGTTGCGATATGACACGCCAGAAGACGCCGGCATCCGGCGTGCCGACGGGCTTGCCCTCGAACAGGATGGTCGCACAGCCGTGCAGCAAGGGTGCGTAGACGATGTAGCTGTGGCCGACGACCCAGCCGATGTCGGAGGCCGCCCACCAGACGTCGCCGGGGTCGAGGTCATAAACCGCCTTCATCGACCACTTCAACGCGACCATGTGGCCGCCGTTATCGCGCACCACGCCCTTCGGTTTGCCGGTGGTGCCGGAGGTATAGAGGATATAGAGCGGATCGGTCGCCTTGACCTGCACGCAATCGGCGGGCTCGGCCTTGGCCAGTTCCGTGTCCCAGTCGAGATCGCGGCCGGCGACGAGTGCCTCCGGCTGCTGTTCGCGCTGGAGCACGATGACTTTCTCGGGCTTGTGGCCGGCGAGCTCGAAGGCTTCGTTGAGGATGGGCATGTAGGCGACGATGCGCCCGGGCTCGATGCCGCAGGTCGCGGTCAGGACCAGCTTTGGCGTGGCATCGTCGAGGCGCTTGGCAACCTCGCTGGCAGCGAAGCCGCCGAAGACGACGGAATGGATGGCGCCGAGCCGCGCGCACGCCAGCATGGCGATGACGGCCTGGGGCACGGCGGGCATATAGATGAGGACGCGATCGCCCTTTTCGACGCCGTTGGCTTTCAAGACGCCCGCCATCAGCGCGACGGCGTCTTTAAGTTCGGAGAAGGTCCAGGTCTTGACGACGCCGGTGATCGGGCTGTCATAGATCAGCGCGCGCTGATCGCCACGTCCCGCGTTCACATGGCGGTCGACAGCATTGAAGCAGGTGTTGGTCTCCGCGCCGTCGAACCAGTGGTAGAAGGGCGGTTTATCGTCGTCGAGCACACGGTCCCAGGGTTTGGTCCAGTCGATATCGGCGGCCAATTCGCCCCAGAATCCCTCCGGATCCTCCATCGAGCGGCGATAGGCTTCGTCATAGGCCCGCGTCATGGTTGCCTCCCCGTTTGTCCTGAACCTCTTACCATCGGGTATGCCACCTACCCTTGCGCCAGATCAACCGTGGCCGCTGACCGCTCAAGGGTCGAGAAAGTAGGCATCGGCTGACGGCAGGCTGCTGATGAGCTTGTGGTCGGACAGGAAGCTGGCGAAGCTCTCGAAGCGAGCCCTGTCGACAAGGCCCGGGCGCAGCGCGAAGAACGGCGCCGTCGCGTGCCAGGATTTGTAGTTCAGGGTGTTGTCGAGCTTGCCGTCATACTTGATGAAATCGAGCCAGGCGGCTTCCGGGTCGTCGGCAATGGCGCGCGCGCCGCGTTCGACAGCGGTCAGAAACTTGGCGACGACATCGGCATCGGCGTTGTTTCTGTCAACGATGTAGAGAAGCTCGCTATAGGGCGGGATCGCCTGGTTCTCAATATCGAACACGCGCGGCGACTTGCCGGCCATGTCGACCTGGTAGGGCTCGAAGTTGCGGTAGACATCCGTCAACGCGTCGACCTTGCCGTCGAGCAACGCGGGCACCATCGTAAAGCCGACATCGACCAGCGTGATGTCGTCCATGGTGATGCCATGTGCCGCGAGCGACAGTTCGAAGAGCGCGCGCTCGACCTTTTCGCTGTCGGCATAGCCGACTTTCTTGCCGGCGAGGTCGGCGATCGATTGAACGTCCCCGTCCTCCAGGACCAACACGACATTGAGCGGCACGGGGATCAGCGTGCCGACCACGGCCAAGGGGCTGCCGCCGGCGATCTCGATCTGGGTCCGCGGCTGATCGGACATGCCGATCACGGCGCGTCCGTCGAGCACCATGGTGACGTTGTCCATGGTGTCGGTCGGCGTCACGATGGTTACGTCCAGGCCGGCATCGGTGAAGTAACCGCGCTCCAGCGCCACGATGACGGGACCGTGGTCGGGATTGACGAACCAGTCGACGCCGATGTTGACCTTCTTGAGCGCCTCGTCGGCCATGGACGATGTGGCAAACAGACACATCAAGGCGGTCGCGACGCCGCGAACGAACCACCGGGTCATCTGGAACCTCCTGGTGTTTGAAAAGGGACGTCATCATATCAGCATTCCAACGCCGTTCCGCTGGCCGTTGCATTCCAATGGCGCGTCGGGCATCTAAGGATCGGGTTCGGCACGGGAGGCCGGCATGGCCAAAACAAGCATCTATGATGACCATTTGGGGCGGAACGCGGCCAATCATGTGCCGTTGACGCCGCTCTCCATCTTGCCCCGGACGGCGGCGATCTATCCCGAGCGCACGGCCTATATCCACGGCCCCCTCAAGCGGACCTACCGCGAGTATCACGAGCGCTGCCGCAAGCTTGCCTCGGCGCTTGTCGCGCGCGGCATCGGCAAGGGCGATACGGTCGCGATCATGGCCGCCAACATCCCGGCCTTTCTGGAAGCGAGCTTCGGCGTGCCCGCCACCGGCGGCGTCTTGAACTCGCTCAACACCAGGCTCGACGCGGCGGCGATCGCGTTCATCCTGGATCATGGCGAGGCCAAGGTGCTGCTGACCGACACCGCCTTTTCCGGCATCATCAAGGACGCGCTAAGCCAGGCGAAGGTCGAGCCGCTGGTCGTCGACATCGATGACCCGGAGAACTCAGCCGGCGGCGAACGTTTGGGCGAGATCGAGTACGAAGACTTTATCGCCGCTGGCGATCCCGAAGGCCCGTGGCGCATGCCCGACGACGAGTGGGACGCGATCACGCTGAACTACACGTCCGGCACGACCGGCGACCCGAAAGGCGTCGTCTATCATCACCGCGGCGCCTATCTGCTGGCCATGGGCAACGTGCTGTCATGGGCGATGCAGCGCGAGCCGAACTATCTGTGGACGCTACCGATGTTCCACTGCAACGGCTGGTGCTTCCCGTGGACCCTGCCGCTTGTGACCGGCACCAGTGTGTGTCTGCGTCAGGTCGCGGCCAAACCCATCTTCGACGCCATCGCCGATCACCATGTGACGCATTTCTGCGGCGCACCGATCGTCTTGAACATGCTGATCAACGCCAAGCCGGAGGAACGGCGGACTTGGGACCATAAAGTCCAGGTCATGACGGCGGCGAGCGCGCCGCCTGCCTCGGTCCTGGCGCACATGGACGAGATGGGTTTCGACGTCGCCCACGTCTACGGCCTGACGGAAACTTACGGCCCGGCGGCGGTCTGCGCCTGGCATGACGAGTGGGACGATTTGCCGATCGAGGAGAAGGCAGATCTCAAAGCGCGCCAGGGCGTCGCCTATCCCGTGCTGGAGGCGCTCACGGTCGGCGACGCGGAGACCTGCGAACCCGTGCCCGCCGATGGTGAATCCATGGGCGAGGTCCTGTTCCGCGGCAACGTCGTGATGAAGGGGTATCTGAAGAACCCCAAGTCGACGGATGCCGCCTTTGCTGGTGGCTGGTTCCATTCCGGCGATCTGGGCGTGATGCATTCCGACGGCTATATCCAGCTCAAAGACCGCGCCAAGGACATCATCATCTCAGGCGGCGAGAACATCTCGACGCTGGAGGTCGAAAGCGTGCTTTACCGGCATCCCCAGGTGCTGGAGGCCGCCGTCGTGGCGCGGCCCGATGAGAAGTGGGG containing:
- a CDS encoding acyl-CoA synthetase translates to MAKTSIYDDHLGRNAANHVPLTPLSILPRTAAIYPERTAYIHGPLKRTYREYHERCRKLASALVARGIGKGDTVAIMAANIPAFLEASFGVPATGGVLNSLNTRLDAAAIAFILDHGEAKVLLTDTAFSGIIKDALSQAKVEPLVVDIDDPENSAGGERLGEIEYEDFIAAGDPEGPWRMPDDEWDAITLNYTSGTTGDPKGVVYHHRGAYLLAMGNVLSWAMQREPNYLWTLPMFHCNGWCFPWTLPLVTGTSVCLRQVAAKPIFDAIADHHVTHFCGAPIVLNMLINAKPEERRTWDHKVQVMTAASAPPASVLAHMDEMGFDVAHVYGLTETYGPAAVCAWHDEWDDLPIEEKADLKARQGVAYPVLEALTVGDAETCEPVPADGESMGEVLFRGNVVMKGYLKNPKSTDAAFAGGWFHSGDLGVMHSDGYIQLKDRAKDIIISGGENISTLEVESVLYRHPQVLEAAVVARPDEKWGETPCAFVTLKDGEKASEEEIIAFCRDNMARFKAPKTVVFGDLPKTSTGKVQKYVLRDMASAMNQQGAQNQQD
- a CDS encoding ABC transporter substrate-binding protein produces the protein MTRWFVRGVATALMCLFATSSMADEALKKVNIGVDWFVNPDHGPVIVALERGYFTDAGLDVTIVTPTDTMDNVTMVLDGRAVIGMSDQPRTQIEIAGGSPLAVVGTLIPVPLNVVLVLEDGDVQSIADLAGKKVGYADSEKVERALFELSLAAHGITMDDITLVDVGFTMVPALLDGKVDALTDVYRNFEPYQVDMAGKSPRVFDIENQAIPPYSELLYIVDRNNADADVVAKFLTAVERGARAIADDPEAAWLDFIKYDGKLDNTLNYKSWHATAPFFALRPGLVDRARFESFASFLSDHKLISSLPSADAYFLDP
- a CDS encoding propionyl-CoA synthetase — encoded protein: MTRAYDEAYRRSMEDPEGFWGELAADIDWTKPWDRVLDDDKPPFYHWFDGAETNTCFNAVDRHVNAGRGDQRALIYDSPITGVVKTWTFSELKDAVALMAGVLKANGVEKGDRVLIYMPAVPQAVIAMLACARLGAIHSVVFGGFAASEVAKRLDDATPKLVLTATCGIEPGRIVAYMPILNEAFELAGHKPEKVIVLQREQQPEALVAGRDLDWDTELAKAEPADCVQVKATDPLYILYTSGTTGKPKGVVRDNGGHMVALKWSMKAVYDLDPGDVWWAASDIGWVVGHSYIVYAPLLHGCATILFEGKPVGTPDAGVFWRVISQHGVKALFTAPTAFRAIKRDDPDGKLVGQYDLSKFVTLFLAGERADPDTIQWAERILDRPVIDHWWQTETGWAMAANCLGLGRFPVKYGSPTKPVPGYAIDILDDGGHKAPTGEIGAICVKLPLPPSGLPTLWNNDQGLIDAYMADFPGYYKTGDAGMIDEDGYVYIMSRTDDLINVAGHRLSTGGMEEVLAKHQDVAECAVVGVADKLKGHVPVGFMVLKAGVNRPDAEIVKEVIQMVRDDIGPVASFKSATVVERLPKTRSGKILRKTMRQIADGEDVPVPPTIDDPAILGEITEALKPLGYAKG
- a CDS encoding choloylglycine hydrolase family protein; the protein is MNITTFTKRALVGAIALLASSSIALACTGIMLVGSDGTTVRARTVEWGPFDLQPTLDIVPRGYVYHAGDMPDGAPGATWTGRFGVVGTSMLGHPTPGDGLNEAGLSAGLFYLPGFTEYQTYDPALADQSIAGIHLAGYVLSMFETVEEVRAGLDDIRVVAIDDPKLGFPFPLHMLVADRHGGRIVVEYIDGEVTIFEAPLGVITNSPTYDWHITNLNNYLNLSAISVPSREVGGLTFSPLGAGSGMIGLPGDFTPPSRFVRAVAFSQSARVTQGGYDTVREAFRILDNFNIPLGAAEGADNDVEAGDLLYSATQWTTAADMTNMVYYYHTQFDRAVHAVDLGRIDFGAMGPDPISIPMNENTEPAIIDLTPGE